The following coding sequences lie in one Arachis ipaensis cultivar K30076 chromosome B05, Araip1.1, whole genome shotgun sequence genomic window:
- the LOC107644335 gene encoding protein CASP, translating into MEAPQGGSGSDRDNPSVSPISVVSAFWKEFELEKEKSVLDEQGLRIAENQENSHKNRRKLAENTRDFKKASPEDKLSLFNSLLKGYQEEVDNLTKRAKFGENAFLNIYQKLYEAPDPYPALASIAEQDIKLSELESENRKMKVELEEFRTEATHLKNQQATIRRLEERNRQLEQQMEEKVKEFVEIKQRSLAEENQKTLEVLKEREEALQEQLRHAKESVSNMQKLHELAQNQLFELRAQSEEERAAKQSEVNLLMDEVERAQAMLHGLEREKGVLRSQLQTANEASEIKKSDNLDSNSVLENSLNAKEKQISELNMELHNIETTLSNEREEHMNDVKKLTAMLNEKEAALEAMKKELLARPTEKMVDDLRKKVKILQAVGYNSIEAEDWEVATSGEEMSRMESLLLDKNRKMEHELTQLKVTLSEKTSLLETAEQKITELTAMVNEQQKLIQKLEDDILKGYSSNPKDRKGNFLDDWDLSEAGSGETSESTDQRQVSLDPDQSSMLKVICNQRDRFRARLRETEEEIRQLKEKIGVLTVELEKCKADNVKLYGKIRYVQDYNLEKVVSRGSKKYAEDLESGFASDVESKYKKIYEDDINPFAAFSKKERDQRYKELGIRDRITLSSGRFLLGNKYARTFAFFYTIGLHVLVFTCLYRMSALSYLSNGPEEFLVGEKNVNLPRAP; encoded by the exons ATGGAGGCTCCGCAAGGTGGATCCGGATCTGACAGGGACAATCCCTCAGTTTCTCCGATCTCCGTTGTCTCCGCCTTCTGGAAAG AGTTTGAGCTGGAGAAGGAGAAATCAGTATTGGATGAGCAAGGGCTTCGCATTGCAGAGAACCAGGAGAACAGTCACAAAAATAGGCGCAAACTTGCTGAGAACACTCGAG ACTTTAAGAAAGCTTCGCCTGAGGATAAGTTAAGTTTGTTTAATAGCTTGCTCAAGGGATACCAGGAAGAGGTTGATAATCTTACTAAGAGAGCGAAATTTGGAGAGAATGCTTTTCTCAACATCTACCAAAAGCTCTATGAAGCTCCAGATCCTTATCCAGCTCTTGCATCGATTGCT GAGCAAGATATCAAGTTATCTGAGTTAGAATCTGAGaacagaaaaatgaaagttgagcTCGAGGAATTCAGGACAGAGGCAACTCATTTGAAGAATCAGCAGGCTACAATACGAAGGCTTGAAGAGAGAAACCGGCAATTAGAGCAACAG ATGGAAGAGAAAGTGAAAGAATTTGTGGAAATTAAGCAACGCAGTTTGGCAGAAGAGAACCAGAAAACTCTGGAAGTTTTGAAAGAAAG GGAAGAAGCACTGCAGGAGCAGTTGCGGCATGCCAAAGAAAGTGTTTCGAACATGCAGAAATTACATGAACTTGCACAAAACCAATTATTTGAACTCCGTGCCCAATCCG AGGAAGAGAGGGCAGCTAAGCAATCAGAGGTCAATCTTCTGATGGATGAAGTTGAACGAGCACAAGCAATGCTTCATGGTTTGGAAAGAGAGAAG GGGGTCCTCCGGTCTCAGTTACAAACAGCTAACGAAGCAAGTGAAATTAAGAAAAG TGACAATTTAGACTCAAATAGTGTGCTTGAAAATTCTTTAAATGCTAAGGAGAAGCAAATCTCGGAACTGAACATGGAGCTGCACAATATTGAAACAACCTTATcaaatgaaagagaagaacaTATGAATGATGTCAAGAAACTTACTGCAATGCTCAACGAAAAG GAGGCTGCTCTTGAAGCGATGAAGAAAGAGCTTCTAGCAAGGCCAACAGAAAAAATGGTAGATGACTTGCGTAAGAAAGTGAAGATTTTGCag GCTGTGGGATATAATTCAATTGAGGCTGAAGACTGGGAAGTGGCTACAAGTGGGGAGGAGATGAGCAGGATGGAGTCTCTTCTGCTTGATAAGAACCGTAAAATGGAGCATGAGCTGACACAGTTGAAG GTCACACTTTCTGAGAAAACATCCTTACTGGAAACAGCAGAACAGAAGATAACAGAACTTACAGCAATGGTTAATGAGCAACAGAAGTTGATACAGAAGTTGGAAGATGATATATTGAAG GGATATAGTTCCAATCCCAAAGATCGCAAAGGAAACTTCCTTGATGACTGGGATCTTTCAGAAGCTGGCAGTGGTGAGACATCTGAG AGTACAGACCAAAGGCAAGTATCCTTAGACCCGGATCAGAGCTCAATGCTTAAAGTGATATGTAATCAGCGAGATCGATTTAGGGCACGCTTGCGAGAGACTGAAGAG GAAATAAGACAGTTGAAGGAGAAGATTGGGGTATTAACTGTGGAACTGGAAAAGTGCAAAGCCGACAATGTCAAGCTATATGGGAAGATTCGCTATGTCCAAGATTATAATCTTGAGAAAGTCGTTTCTAGGGGATCTAAAAAG TATGCAGAAGATCTTGAAAGTGGCTTCGCATCTGATGTGGAATCTAAATACAAGAAGATATATGAGGATGATATAAACCCTTTTGCAGCATTCTCAAAGAAG GAAAGGGATCAAAGATACAAGGAATTGGGAATCAGGGACAGAATTACGCTCAGCAGTGGACGATTTCTTCTTGGTAACAA ATATGCTCGAACTTTTGCATTCTTTTATACTATTGGATTGCATGTCTTGGTCTTCACCTGTCTCTACCGAATGTCAGCTCTGAGTTACCTTAG CAATGGCCCAGAGGAATTCTTGGTTGGAGAGAAGAATGTTAATCTTCCACGGGCACCATAG